In Esox lucius isolate fEsoLuc1 chromosome 6, fEsoLuc1.pri, whole genome shotgun sequence, the following proteins share a genomic window:
- the srsf2a gene encoding serine and arginine rich splicing factor 2a isoform X1 encodes MELSFLFSACLFTLLAIFLVTALFFNNNTSAFSSSSGSTPSKSDHTPEGSLSQYRRKEVNAGLVKSGQSVHLKENLGNAGFTSVHKSNERHTENRSVRMITDPVLAYRDTVSEGRDAAEVKTCGVHEDKLSVKQCLTINPASAPVDIPVRDVGHLQFPEGPSFLCPFSYEQTLATTEIPEDSNNMKEVDIDSGPLKYVPGMLRTSQLEKMMTKEELEEEQRVQREQLAAIFQLLKENQETFGDVSEGDMEEQLRLYNI; translated from the exons ATGGAGTTGAGTTTTCTATTTTCTGCTTGTCTTTTTACGCTTCTTGCTATTTTCCTGGTGACCGCGTTGTTTTTTAACAACAATACTTCGGCTTTTTCCTCGTCTTCTGGCTCTACTCCCTCAAAATCGGATCACACACCTGAGGGCTCGTTGTCGCAGTACAGGAGAAAGGAGGTGAACGCGGGATTAGTTAAATCCGGGCAGTCGGTTCATCTTAAAGAAAATCTGGGGAATGCTGGATTTACCTCTGTTCACAAATCGAACGAAAGGCACACAGAAAATCGATCCGTGAGGATGATAACGGATCCGGTGCTAGCGTACCGAGACACCGTTTCAGAGGGGCGGGACGCTGCAGAAGTCAAGACCTGTGGTGTGCACGAGGATAAG CTGTCTGTCAAACAGTGTTTGACAATTAACCCAGCCTCAGCGCCGGTGGACATTCCAGTCAGAGATGTTGGTCACCTTCAGTTCCCAGAGGGGCCGTCATTTCTGTGTCCTTTCTCATACGAACAGACACTTGCCACCACGGAAATACCTGAGGACAGCAACA ATATGAAGGAAGTGGACATAGATAGTGGGCCTCTAAAATATGTTCCTGGAATGCTGCGGACTAGCCAATTGGAGAAGATGATGACCaaagaggagctggaggaggaacAAAG GGTTCAACGTGAACAGCTGGCAGCCATCTTCCAACTGTTAAAGGAGAATCAAGAGACGTTTGGTGATGTGTCagagggagacatggaggagCAGCTCAGACTTTACAACATCTGA
- the srsf2a gene encoding serine and arginine rich splicing factor 2a isoform X4, with amino-acid sequence MVRCSVAAQCGSAVAGGGVAVPCESQVQLSPGARLSTAAAGCLVLLSVKQCLTINPASAPVDIPVRDVGHLQFPEGPSFLCPFSYEQTLATTEIPEDSNNMKEVDIDSGPLKYVPGMLRTSQLEKMMTKEELEEEQRVQREQLAAIFQLLKENQETFGDVSEGDMEEQLRLYNI; translated from the exons ATGGTGAGATGCAGTGTGGCAGCGCAGTGTGGCAGTGCAGTGGCTGGCGGGGGTGTTGCGGTGCCCTGTGAGAGCCAGGTGCAGTTGTCGCCCGGCGCTCGTCTCAGTACCGCTGCTGCCGGTTGCCTGGTTCTG CTGTCTGTCAAACAGTGTTTGACAATTAACCCAGCCTCAGCGCCGGTGGACATTCCAGTCAGAGATGTTGGTCACCTTCAGTTCCCAGAGGGGCCGTCATTTCTGTGTCCTTTCTCATACGAACAGACACTTGCCACCACGGAAATACCTGAGGACAGCAACA ATATGAAGGAAGTGGACATAGATAGTGGGCCTCTAAAATATGTTCCTGGAATGCTGCGGACTAGCCAATTGGAGAAGATGATGACCaaagaggagctggaggaggaacAAAG GGTTCAACGTGAACAGCTGGCAGCCATCTTCCAACTGTTAAAGGAGAATCAAGAGACGTTTGGTGATGTGTCagagggagacatggaggagCAGCTCAGACTTTACAACATCTGA